GTATCGTTGACCTGAATGTGCTGGAAGCTGCGATGCGTGACGACACCATTCTGGTTTCTATCATGCACGTGAACAACGAAATCGGCGTGGTGCAAGATATCGCGGCAATCGGCGAAATGTGCCGTGCGCGTGGCATTATCTATCACGTTGATGCGACTCAAAGTGTAGGCAAACTGCCTATCGACCTGAGCACGCTGAAAGTTGACCTGATGTCCTTCTCTGGTCACAAAATCTATGGCCCGAAAGGGATCGGCGCGCTGTATGTTCGCCGCAAACCACGTATTCGTATCGAAGCACAGGTACACGGTGGCGGCCATGAGCGCGGCATGCGTTCTGGTACTCTGCCTGTTCACCAGATTGTCGGCATGGGCGAAGCTTACCGTATCGCGAAAGAAGAGATGGAAACAGAAATGTCCCGTCTGCGCGCGCTGCGTAACCGTCTGTGGAACGGCGTGAAAGATATGGAAGAAGTGTATCTGAACGGCGACCTGGAAAATGGGGTTCCAACGATCCTGAACGTAAGCTTTAACTACGTTGAAGGTGAGTCCCTGATCATGGCGCTCAAAGACCTCGCGGTTTCTTCTGGTTCTGCCTGTACTTCAGCAAGTCTTGAGCCATCCTACGTGCTGCGTGCGCTGGGTATGACTGATGAACTGGCACACAGCTCCATCCGTTTCTCTTTAGGTCGTTTTACTACTGAAGAAGAGATCGACTACACCATCGAATTGGTACGTAAGTCCATTGGCCGTTTGCGCGACCTTTCTCCACTGTGGGAAATGTTCAAGCAGGGCGTGGATCTTAATTCCATCGAATGGGCTCATCATTAATCGGTATCGAATTCAGGAGAATTAAAAATGGCTTATAGCGAAAAAGTAATCGATCACTACGAAAACCCACGCAACGTTGGCTCTTTTGATAACAGCGATGACAGCGTCGGTTCCGGTATGGTGGGTGCGCCTGCTTGTGGTGACGTGATGAAGTTGCAGATTAAAGTCAACAATGAAGGTATTATTGAAGACGCTCGCTTCAAAACCTACGGCTGTGGCTCTGCCATTGCTTCCAGCTCGCTGGTAACCGAATGGGTTAAAGGTAAATCTTTGGATGAAGCGCAAGCCATCAAAAACACCGACATTGCAGAAGAACTTGAACTGCCACCGGTGAAGATTCACTGCTCAATCCTTGCAGAAGACGCTATCAAAGCGGCAATTGCGGATTACAAAAGTAAGCGTGAAGCTAAATAATTATTGTTGAGTTGAGGTCGTTGTATGTCGATTACCCTTAGCGACAGTGCTGCTGCACGCGTGAATGCCTTTCTTGCCAACCGTGGTAAAGGTTTTGGTTTGCGCTTAGGCGTTCGCACCTCTGGCTGCTCTGGCATGGCTTATGTTCTGGAATTTGTTGATGAACCGATGGATGAAGACACCGTGTTCGAAGACAAAGGCGTGAAAGTGGTCGTCGATGGTAAAAGCCTGCAATTTTTGGACGGCACTGAGCTCGACTTCGTCAAAGAAGGTCTGAACGAAGGGTTTAAATTTACTAACCCGAACGTGAAAGATGAGTGCGGCTGCGGCGAAAGCTTCCACGTCTGATTTCAGCTCATTCCCCGCGAGCTAAGGCTTGCGGGGAATGGCGCTTTACCACGTTAACCCTGAGTCTGTTATGGATTACTTTACCCTCTTTGGGTTACCGGTAGGCTTCACTGTCAACACTGAGCTGCTGGCGACCCGTTACCAGGAGCTGCAACGCCAGTTCCATCCGGATAAATACGCCAGCCGCCCTCAGGCGGAACAACTGCTGGCGGTCCAACAATCTGCGACCATCAACCAGGCCTGGCAAACGCTGCGTCATCCGTTGCTGCGTGCCGAGTATATTCTCTCCCTCAACGGTTTTGATCTGGCGAATGAACAGCATACCGTGCGCGACACCGCGTTTTTGATGGAACAACTCGAATTGCGCGAAGAGCTTGATAACATCGAGCACGCCAAAGATAGCGACCGCCTGGAATCCTTTAGTGCCAACGTCAATGCGATGGTGAAAACCCGCATGGCGTTAATGGTGCAACAACTGGATAATCAGGATTGGACGCAGGCGGCGGATACTGTGCGTAAACTGCGTTTTCTCGATAAACTGCGCAGCCAAATAGAACAACTCGAAGAAAAGCTGCTCGATTTTTAACTGGAAGCTCAATATGGCGTTATTACAAATTAGTGAGCCGGGTCTGAGTGCGGCCCCCCATCAGCGTAAGCTGGCGGTGGGCATCGATTTAGGCACCACCAATTCACTGGTTGCAACAGTTCGGAGTGGGCAAGCCGAAACGCTGCCTGACCATGAAGGGCGTCACCTGTTACCTTCTGTGGTGCACTATCAGCAACAAGGTTTGAACGTGGGCTGGGATGCGCGTGCGCAAGCCGCAACAGATCCAGCAAACACGATCAGTTCGATAAAACGTCTGATGGGCCGTTCCCTTGCTGACATTCAGGCACGCTATCCGCATCTGCCTTATTCACTCCAGCCGAGTGAAAATGGCCTGCCGATGATCAACACCCCGGCCGGGCTGCTGAACCCTATTCGTATTTCATCCGACATCCTCAAGGCTCTTTGTGCACGCGCGACCGAAGCGCTCGAAGGCCAACTTGATGGTGTGGTCATTACCGTTCCTGCTTATTTCGATGATGCACAGCGTCAGGGCACCAAAGACGCGGCGCGTCTGGCTGGGCTGCATGTCCTGCGTCTTCTGAATGAGCCGACCGCAGCGGCTATCGCTTACGGTCTGGATTCCGGTAAAGAAGGTGTGATCGCCGTTTACGATTTGGGCGGCGGCACTTTTGATATCTCTATTCTGCGTTTAAGCCGTGGCGTGTTTGAAGTGCTGGCAACCGGCGGTGATTCTGCGCTGGGCGGCGACGACTTCGACCACCTGCTGGCCGACTGGCTGCGTGAACAAGCGGGCGTTGCTGACCGTAGCGACGATCGCGTCCAACGCCAGTTACTGGATGCCGCAATCGCTGCGAAAATTGCGTTAAGCGATGCACAAAGCACCACTGTTGAAGTGGCGGGCTGGACAGGCACCGTGACTCGCGAGCAGTTCAACGAACTGATTGCAGCCCTGGTTAAGCGTACTTTGCTGGCCTGTCGCCGTGCGTTGAAAGACGCCGGTGTCGAGGCTAACGAGGTGCTGGAAGTGGTGATGGTCGGTGGTTCAACGCGCGTGCCATTAGTGCGTGAACGTGTGGGCGAGTTCTTTGGCCGCACCCCACTGACATCTATAGACCCGGATAAAGTTGTCGCTATTGGCGCGGCGATTCAGGCCGATATCCTGGTGGGCAACAAGCCAGACAGCGAAATGCTGCTGCTGGATGTTATCCCGCTGTCGCTCGGTCTTGAAACCATGGGCGGTCTGGTGGAAAAAGTGATTCCGCGTAACACCACCATTCCAGTGGCACGTGCGCAGGATTTCACCACCTTCAAAGATGGTCAAACTGCGATGGCGATTCATGTCATGCAGGGCGAACGTGAGCTGGTGCAGGATTGCCGTTCTCTCGCACGCTTTACGCTGCGCGGCATTCCAGCGATGCCTGCTGGCGGCGCGCATATCCGCGTGACCTTCCAGGTTGATGCTGACGGCTTGCTGAGCGTGACCGCCATGGAGAAATCCACGGGTGTGGAAGCGTCTATTCAGGTGAAGCCTTCTTATGGCCTGAGCGACGGTGAAATTGCCTCGATGATTCAGGATTCCATGAGCTTTGCCGAGCATGACGTGAAAGCACGTATGCTCGCAGAGCAAAAAGTTGACGCGGCCCGCGTGCTGGAAAGCTTGCAAGGTGCGTTGACCTCAGATGGCGCGCTGTTAAGTGCCGCTGAACGTGCTGATATCGACGCTGCGATGGTGGTACTCCATGCTGCCGCTGCGGGTGACGACATCGATGCGATTGAACAAGCCATTAAAAACGTAGACAAACAAACCCAGGATTTCGCCGCTCGTCGTATGGATGAATCAATCCGTAAGGCGCTGAAAGGCCACTCCGTGGACGAGGTTTAACATGCCAAAGATTGTATTTTTGCCTCATCAGGATTTGTGTCCAGATGGCGCAGTTTTGGAAGCAAATGTCGGTGAAACCATTCTTGATGTTGCACTGCGCAACGGGATCGAGATTGAACACGCCTGTGAAAAGTCCTGTGCTTGCACCACCTGCCACTGTGTCGTGCGTGAAGGTTTCGACTCCCTTGCTGAAAGTACGGAAGACGAAGACGATATGCTGGACAAAGCCTGGGGTCTTGAGCCTGAAAGCCGTTTAAGCTGCCAGGCACGCGTCACTGACGAAGACCTGGTCGTTGAGATGCCGCGCTACACCATCAACCATGCGCGTGAGCACTAACAGGAGCCGCAAATGGGACTGAAATGGACCGATAGCCGCGAAATTGGCGAGGCGCTGTACGACAGTCGCCCGGATCTTGACCCGAAGACGGTGCGTTTTACCGATCTTCATCAATGGGTCTGCGATCTGGAAGATTTTGACGACGATCCAAACGCATCCAATGAAAAAATTCTGGAAGCTATTCTGTTAGTCTGGTTAGATGAAGCCGAATGATTTAGGGTATTAGAACAAGGGCTGCCTATGGCAGCCTTTTCTATATGAAGCATGAGCTGAAAAAGTATAAGGAAAAGAACAATGTCAGAAGCCATGAAAATCACGCTTTCCACCGCGCCTGCCGATGCGCGCTGGGGCGATAAAGCCGCTTACAGCATTAATGACGAAGGGATTACCCTGCACCTGACAGGCAAAGATGACCTGGGGTTAATCCAACGTGCGGCGCGTAAAATCGACGGCCAGGGCCTGAAACATGTAGAACTGGCGGGTGAAGGTTGGGATGTAGAAAAGAGCTGGGCATTCTGGCAGGGCTATCGTGCGCCAAAAGGCACGCGTAAAGTTGACTGGGCTGTGCTGAGTGAAGAAGAGCAAAAAGAGCTTAACAACCGTCTGAAAATCATCGACTGGGTTCGTCATACCATCAATACCCCAGCAGAAGAACTTGGCCCAGAACAACTCGCTTCACGTGCTGTTGATCTGTTGTGCGATGTTGCATGCAATAACGTTTCCTGGCGCATCACTAAAGGCGAAGATCTGCGCGAGCAGAACTACATGGGTATCCATACCGTTGGCCGTGGTTCCGAACGTCCGCCAGTCTTGCTGGCACTGGACTACAACCCAACCGGTAACCCAGAAGCACCGGTTTATGCGTGCCTGGTGGGTAAAGGGATCACTTTCGATTCCGGCGGCTACAGCATCAAACAAAGCGCGTTCATGGACTCGATGAAGTCTGACATGGGCGGCGCGGCGACCATCACTGGTGCTCTGGCTTTCGCGATTACTCGTGGCCTGAACAAACGCGTCAAACTGTACCTGTGTTGTGCGGACAACCTGATTAGCGGTAATGCCTTCAAACTGGGCGACATCATTAAGTATCGCAACGGCAAAACCGTTGAAATCATGAATACCGATGCGGAAGGGCGTTTGGTTCTGGCTGATGGCCTGATTGATGCGTGTGCGCAAAAACCTGAACTGATCATCGACTGCGCGACGTTAACCGGTGCGGCGAAAACAGCATTGGGCAACGA
The nucleotide sequence above comes from Buttiauxella selenatireducens. Encoded proteins:
- the pepB gene encoding aminopeptidase PepB: MSEAMKITLSTAPADARWGDKAAYSINDEGITLHLTGKDDLGLIQRAARKIDGQGLKHVELAGEGWDVEKSWAFWQGYRAPKGTRKVDWAVLSEEEQKELNNRLKIIDWVRHTINTPAEELGPEQLASRAVDLLCDVACNNVSWRITKGEDLREQNYMGIHTVGRGSERPPVLLALDYNPTGNPEAPVYACLVGKGITFDSGGYSIKQSAFMDSMKSDMGGAATITGALAFAITRGLNKRVKLYLCCADNLISGNAFKLGDIIKYRNGKTVEIMNTDAEGRLVLADGLIDACAQKPELIIDCATLTGAAKTALGNDYHALFSFDDELVNRLMASAAAENEPFWRLPLAEFHRNQLPSNFAELNNTSNASFPAGASTAAGFLSHFVENYHQGWLHIDCSATYRKGAVEQWSAGATGIGVRAIANLLVGK
- the hscA gene encoding Fe-S protein assembly chaperone HscA; translation: MALLQISEPGLSAAPHQRKLAVGIDLGTTNSLVATVRSGQAETLPDHEGRHLLPSVVHYQQQGLNVGWDARAQAATDPANTISSIKRLMGRSLADIQARYPHLPYSLQPSENGLPMINTPAGLLNPIRISSDILKALCARATEALEGQLDGVVITVPAYFDDAQRQGTKDAARLAGLHVLRLLNEPTAAAIAYGLDSGKEGVIAVYDLGGGTFDISILRLSRGVFEVLATGGDSALGGDDFDHLLADWLREQAGVADRSDDRVQRQLLDAAIAAKIALSDAQSTTVEVAGWTGTVTREQFNELIAALVKRTLLACRRALKDAGVEANEVLEVVMVGGSTRVPLVRERVGEFFGRTPLTSIDPDKVVAIGAAIQADILVGNKPDSEMLLLDVIPLSLGLETMGGLVEKVIPRNTTIPVARAQDFTTFKDGQTAMAIHVMQGERELVQDCRSLARFTLRGIPAMPAGGAHIRVTFQVDADGLLSVTAMEKSTGVEASIQVKPSYGLSDGEIASMIQDSMSFAEHDVKARMLAEQKVDAARVLESLQGALTSDGALLSAAERADIDAAMVVLHAAAAGDDIDAIEQAIKNVDKQTQDFAARRMDESIRKALKGHSVDEV
- the hscB gene encoding co-chaperone HscB, with the protein product MDYFTLFGLPVGFTVNTELLATRYQELQRQFHPDKYASRPQAEQLLAVQQSATINQAWQTLRHPLLRAEYILSLNGFDLANEQHTVRDTAFLMEQLELREELDNIEHAKDSDRLESFSANVNAMVKTRMALMVQQLDNQDWTQAADTVRKLRFLDKLRSQIEQLEEKLLDF
- the iscS gene encoding cysteine desulfurase; its protein translation is MKLPIYLDYSATTPVDPRVAQKMMQCLTMDGTFGNPASRSHRFGWQAEEAVDIARNQIAELVGADPREIVFTSGATESDNLAIKGAANFYQKKGKHIITVKTEHKAVLDTCRQLEREGFEVTYLAPQSNGIVDLNVLEAAMRDDTILVSIMHVNNEIGVVQDIAAIGEMCRARGIIYHVDATQSVGKLPIDLSTLKVDLMSFSGHKIYGPKGIGALYVRRKPRIRIEAQVHGGGHERGMRSGTLPVHQIVGMGEAYRIAKEEMETEMSRLRALRNRLWNGVKDMEEVYLNGDLENGVPTILNVSFNYVEGESLIMALKDLAVSSGSACTSASLEPSYVLRALGMTDELAHSSIRFSLGRFTTEEEIDYTIELVRKSIGRLRDLSPLWEMFKQGVDLNSIEWAHH
- the iscX gene encoding Fe-S cluster assembly protein IscX, whose product is MGLKWTDSREIGEALYDSRPDLDPKTVRFTDLHQWVCDLEDFDDDPNASNEKILEAILLVWLDEAE
- the fdx gene encoding ISC system 2Fe-2S type ferredoxin, which translates into the protein MPKIVFLPHQDLCPDGAVLEANVGETILDVALRNGIEIEHACEKSCACTTCHCVVREGFDSLAESTEDEDDMLDKAWGLEPESRLSCQARVTDEDLVVEMPRYTINHAREH
- the iscU gene encoding Fe-S cluster assembly scaffold IscU, yielding MAYSEKVIDHYENPRNVGSFDNSDDSVGSGMVGAPACGDVMKLQIKVNNEGIIEDARFKTYGCGSAIASSSLVTEWVKGKSLDEAQAIKNTDIAEELELPPVKIHCSILAEDAIKAAIADYKSKREAK
- the iscA gene encoding iron-sulfur cluster assembly protein IscA, translated to MSITLSDSAAARVNAFLANRGKGFGLRLGVRTSGCSGMAYVLEFVDEPMDEDTVFEDKGVKVVVDGKSLQFLDGTELDFVKEGLNEGFKFTNPNVKDECGCGESFHV